One Desulfobacteraceae bacterium genomic region harbors:
- the ruvB gene encoding Holliday junction branch migration DNA helicase RuvB — translation MANDVITQRGEVQGILSKSPLPIDREPEILSLRPERLADYVGQLEAVETLQIAIEAASLRHEPLEHVLFHGPPGLGKTTLAHIIANEMGGELTVTSGPALEKGGDLIGILTHLEENDVLFIDEIHRVPKSVEEFLYPAMEDFAVDFIFDKGAHARSHRFRLKRFTLVGATTRVGLLSAPLRDRFGIFRSLDFYAEADLVKIVQRSAALLEVEIDHGGAAELARRCRGTPRIVNRLLKRVRDYAQVRADGVISRANVTAALALEGVDEKGLTPLDRRYLKTIVRYYNGGPVGIEAIAATLQEEGDTLVDVVEPYLLKIGYIMRTSAGRKTSESAHRHLGVPVQKSLF, via the coding sequence ATGGCAAATGACGTTATCACCCAGCGCGGTGAGGTCCAGGGAATCCTCTCCAAGTCGCCGCTGCCCATCGACCGCGAGCCGGAAATCCTCTCGCTGCGGCCGGAGCGCCTGGCGGACTATGTGGGACAGCTCGAGGCGGTGGAGACCCTCCAAATCGCAATCGAAGCCGCCAGCCTGCGGCACGAACCGTTGGAGCACGTCCTGTTCCACGGGCCCCCGGGGCTGGGCAAAACCACCCTGGCCCACATTATCGCCAACGAGATGGGGGGCGAGTTGACGGTCACCTCCGGGCCGGCCTTGGAAAAGGGCGGGGACCTGATCGGCATTCTGACCCACCTGGAGGAAAACGACGTCCTCTTCATCGACGAGATCCACCGGGTCCCCAAGTCGGTGGAAGAGTTCCTCTACCCGGCGATGGAGGACTTCGCGGTGGATTTCATTTTCGACAAAGGGGCTCATGCCCGCAGTCACCGCTTTCGCCTGAAGCGCTTCACCCTCGTGGGGGCCACCACCCGCGTGGGGCTCCTTTCGGCCCCCCTGCGGGACCGCTTCGGCATTTTTCGCAGCCTGGATTTTTACGCCGAAGCCGACCTCGTCAAGATCGTCCAGCGTTCCGCGGCGCTGCTGGAGGTCGAAATCGATCACGGCGGGGCGGCCGAACTCGCCCGGCGCTGCCGGGGCACGCCGCGGATCGTCAACCGCCTCCTGAAGCGCGTTCGGGACTATGCCCAGGTGCGGGCCGACGGGGTCATCAGCCGTGCCAACGTGACCGCCGCCCTGGCCCTGGAAGGGGTCGACGAAAAGGGGCTGACGCCGCTTGACCGGCGCTATCTGAAAACCATCGTCCGCTATTACAACGGCGGGCCGGTGGGAATCGAGGCGATTGCCGCCACCCTGCAGGAGGAGGGCGATACCCTGGTGGACGTGGTGGAGCCCTATCTGCTTAAGATAGGTTATATCATGCGGACCTCAGCGGGGCGCAAAACCTCCGAAAGCGCTCACCGGCATCTGGGGGTCCCCGTTCAGAAATCGCTTTTCTAA
- a CDS encoding Holliday junction DNA helicase RuvA, translating to MIGYLEGRLLNRGEERILLLANQVGYEVMLPAVVMDAIKGKALGESLCLYIFHYQTERQPKPVLIGFTMEAEREFFQLFISVEAIGPLKAVKALNLPVGQIARAIEARDVATLKNLRGIGERTARKIIATLEGKMGKFALIRSPGEVMAPAAEDFQQQVVDVLISQLGYGRADARAMVVAAMKRNRAIATPEELFEEVYRGAQEG from the coding sequence ATGATCGGATATCTCGAGGGCAGGCTTCTCAATCGCGGTGAAGAGCGGATACTGCTGCTGGCCAACCAGGTGGGCTACGAGGTCATGCTGCCGGCGGTGGTCATGGACGCGATCAAGGGCAAGGCGCTGGGGGAGAGCCTTTGCCTCTACATCTTCCACTACCAGACCGAACGCCAGCCCAAACCGGTCCTGATCGGCTTCACGATGGAGGCCGAGCGGGAGTTTTTTCAACTGTTCATTTCGGTCGAGGCCATCGGTCCGCTCAAGGCGGTCAAGGCGCTCAATCTCCCGGTGGGCCAGATCGCCAGGGCTATCGAGGCGCGCGATGTGGCGACGTTGAAGAACCTCAGGGGCATCGGAGAACGCACCGCGCGCAAGATCATCGCCACCCTGGAAGGTAAAATGGGCAAGTTCGCCCTGATCCGCTCCCCCGGAGAAGTTATGGCCCCGGCTGCCGAGGATTTCCAGCAGCAGGTGGTCGATGTGCTGATCAGCCAGTTGGGCTACGGCCGCGCCGATGCTCGCGCGATGGTGGTGGCCGCGATGAAACGCAACCGGGCGATCGCCACCCCGGAAGAACTCTTCGAGGAGGTTTACCGCGGCGCCCAGGAGGGCTGA
- a CDS encoding crossover junction endodeoxyribonuclease RuvC has protein sequence MVKVIGIDPGLAATGVGIVVGRGLAVAGYSCGMIRTDKTLATAARLEALFERLGRVLADERPDLMVVEDVYSLNKFPKSGIVLGKVIGVILLAACRSGLPVAEVPVREAKMVLTGSGNAGKDQLERAVRHQLKLTAPIRPDHLSDALALALIGLFRYEQTLKGCRTPTG, from the coding sequence ATGGTGAAGGTCATCGGGATCGATCCGGGTCTGGCGGCCACCGGTGTGGGGATTGTGGTCGGCCGGGGGTTGGCCGTGGCGGGCTACTCCTGCGGCATGATCCGGACGGACAAGACCCTGGCGACGGCGGCGCGCCTGGAAGCGCTCTTCGAGCGGTTGGGCCGGGTGCTGGCGGACGAGCGGCCGGACCTGATGGTGGTCGAGGATGTCTACTCTCTCAACAAGTTCCCCAAGTCGGGGATTGTCCTGGGAAAAGTCATCGGCGTGATCCTGCTGGCGGCCTGCCGCAGCGGCCTGCCGGTGGCTGAAGTGCCGGTGCGGGAGGCCAAGATGGTGCTCACCGGCAGCGGCAACGCCGGCAAAGATCAGCTCGAACGGGCGGTCCGGCATCAGCTGAAGTTGACCGCGCCCATTCGGCCCGACCACCTTTCGGATGCCTTGGCGTTGGCCCTGATCGGCCTTTTTCGCTACGAACAGACCCTCAAGGGGTGTCGGACGCCGACCGGTTGA
- the ybgF gene encoding tol-pal system protein YbgF, giving the protein MRTLPVVLLVLTTLATGCATQQDVITLDRRLASVERRNAVLEKQSRELEDTRQSLESKDSEIKSQAASLRVSIENLEEELRVLSGRLEEVEFKTAQKLGEAESDIQQRGQKAASLEGKLLGLEDRIRQLEAYLNLDAAAATGAKPAASPAPAGEAAAAPTGEKERYAAARAAFEQGDFAKARGLFEKLVADFPDSPQANSAQFWVGETYYREKWFEKAILEYQKVVEKYPKGNKLPAALLKQGFAFSNLGDNANARLILESLIQKYPDSSEAGIAANTLQGMK; this is encoded by the coding sequence ATGAGAACCCTACCCGTCGTTTTATTGGTTTTGACAACCCTGGCCACCGGCTGCGCCACGCAGCAGGACGTGATCACCCTGGATCGCCGGCTGGCCTCGGTGGAACGCCGCAATGCCGTTCTGGAAAAGCAGAGCCGGGAGCTTGAAGACACCCGCCAGAGCCTGGAATCCAAGGATTCCGAAATCAAGAGTCAGGCGGCGAGCCTGCGGGTCAGCATCGAGAACCTCGAAGAGGAACTGCGCGTGTTGAGCGGGCGGCTGGAAGAGGTGGAGTTCAAAACCGCCCAGAAGCTGGGCGAGGCGGAAAGCGACATCCAGCAGCGCGGGCAGAAAGCGGCCAGCCTGGAAGGCAAGCTGCTCGGCCTGGAGGACCGCATCCGGCAGCTTGAAGCCTACCTCAACCTGGACGCCGCCGCCGCCACTGGCGCCAAGCCGGCTGCTTCCCCCGCCCCGGCCGGCGAGGCCGCTGCGGCGCCCACGGGCGAAAAAGAGCGCTACGCCGCCGCGCGGGCCGCCTTTGAACAGGGGGACTTTGCCAAGGCCCGCGGCCTGTTTGAAAAGCTGGTGGCCGACTTCCCCGACTCGCCCCAGGCCAACAGCGCCCAGTTTTGGGTGGGGGAAACCTATTACCGCGAAAAATGGTTCGAAAAGGCCATTCTGGAATACCAGAAGGTCGTCGAAAAGTACCCCAAAGGCAACAAGCTGCCGGCCGCCCTGCTCAAGCAGGGGTTCGCCTTCAGCAACCTCGGCGACAATGCCAACGCACGCTTGATCCTGGAGTCCCTGATTCAGAAGTACCCTGACAGCAGTGAAGCCGGGATCGCCGCCAATACACTCCAGGGGATGAAGTGA
- the pal gene encoding peptidoglycan-associated lipoprotein Pal has product MKRRMWLMVALLMLLPMALMMSACAKSGVTSATQADQAALDAERTRQEELARQRALEEERLQQEQLLSQQAMDAERSRFMNENIYFEFDKSRLLPEAQEILRNKADWMRANPNVTAIIEGHTDERGTTEYNLALGERRAESAKSFLVDLGISPSRLTTISYGEERPIDPRSNEEAWAKNRRAQFVIE; this is encoded by the coding sequence ATGAAAAGAAGAATGTGGCTGATGGTGGCGCTCTTGATGCTGCTGCCGATGGCGCTGATGATGAGCGCTTGCGCCAAGAGCGGGGTCACCTCCGCAACCCAGGCCGATCAGGCCGCGCTGGACGCCGAGCGCACCCGCCAGGAAGAGCTGGCACGGCAGCGGGCCCTGGAGGAGGAGCGCCTCCAGCAGGAGCAGCTGCTCTCCCAGCAGGCGATGGACGCCGAGCGCAGCCGTTTCATGAACGAGAACATCTACTTCGAGTTCGATAAATCCCGGCTGCTGCCGGAAGCCCAGGAAATACTCAGAAACAAGGCCGACTGGATGAGGGCCAACCCCAACGTCACGGCCATCATCGAAGGCCACACCGACGAACGCGGCACCACCGAGTACAACCTCGCGCTGGGGGAGCGCCGCGCCGAGTCCGCCAAGTCCTTTCTGGTGGATCTGGGCATCTCCCCCTCCCGGCTGACCACCATCAGCTACGGCGAGGAGCGCCCGATCGATCCCCGCAGCAACGAGGAAGCCTGGGCCAAGAACCGGCGGGCCCAATTCGTCATCGAATAA
- the tolB gene encoding Tol-Pal system beta propeller repeat protein TolB: MAPIRLHLLATALLACLLALAGVARADYDYIDITNPFLRKIPMAVPDFKAVGGHPAERQAAAQAAEQLAGALEFTGYFKILDSGAFLVKPETMGIIAPNIKFQDWTAIGAELLVTGGLSLKDQYIEMELRLFDTFKSQLLIGKRYKGLVGDQRRMVHRFCGEVIFALTGNRGIFDSRIAFVSNGPGNKEIFTADFDGHDPQQVTHNKAITLSPDWSSDGKWLAYTSYRKGKPDIYIRNLVQRRGSLVDRPGLNATPAWAPDKFELAATLSFSGDPEIYLLTGAGKIIKRVTVSKGIDISPVWSPDGRKLAFVSNRSGTPQIHVQDLVSGREERLTFEGRYNTTPSWSPQGDRIAYSSAEDGGFNIYVIDLGTRKRLQLTRNTGNNESPSWSPDGSLVVFSSNREGPYRIYVMTGYGTDQRRLLALPGEQTNPKWSRRIVN, encoded by the coding sequence ATGGCCCCCATCCGCTTGCACCTGTTGGCCACGGCCCTGCTGGCATGCCTGCTGGCCCTTGCGGGGGTTGCGCGTGCCGACTATGACTACATCGACATCACCAACCCGTTTCTGCGCAAGATCCCCATGGCCGTTCCGGACTTCAAGGCGGTGGGCGGCCACCCGGCCGAACGCCAGGCGGCCGCCCAGGCCGCCGAACAGCTGGCCGGAGCGCTGGAGTTTACCGGCTATTTCAAGATCCTGGATAGCGGCGCCTTTCTGGTCAAGCCCGAAACGATGGGGATCATCGCCCCCAACATCAAATTTCAGGACTGGACCGCCATCGGTGCGGAGTTGCTCGTGACCGGCGGCCTGTCGCTGAAAGACCAATACATCGAAATGGAACTGCGTCTTTTCGACACCTTCAAGTCCCAGCTGTTGATCGGCAAGCGCTACAAGGGCCTGGTCGGCGACCAGCGGCGGATGGTTCACCGCTTCTGCGGCGAGGTGATCTTCGCGCTCACCGGCAACCGCGGCATTTTCGACAGCCGGATCGCATTTGTCTCAAACGGCCCGGGCAACAAGGAAATCTTCACAGCCGATTTCGACGGTCACGACCCCCAGCAGGTGACCCACAACAAGGCCATCACACTCTCGCCGGACTGGTCGTCGGACGGCAAGTGGTTGGCTTACACCTCCTACCGCAAAGGCAAGCCGGATATTTATATCCGCAACTTGGTCCAGCGCCGGGGCAGCCTCGTCGATCGCCCGGGGCTCAATGCGACCCCGGCCTGGGCACCCGATAAATTCGAGCTGGCCGCAACGCTTTCCTTTTCCGGCGACCCGGAAATTTATCTGTTGACCGGCGCTGGAAAAATCATTAAAAGGGTGACGGTGAGTAAAGGCATAGACATCTCGCCGGTCTGGTCGCCGGACGGCCGCAAGCTGGCCTTTGTCTCCAACCGCTCCGGAACCCCCCAGATACACGTGCAGGACCTGGTCAGCGGACGCGAAGAAAGACTCACCTTCGAGGGGCGTTACAACACCACCCCCAGCTGGTCGCCCCAGGGCGACCGGATCGCTTACTCGTCCGCCGAGGATGGGGGGTTTAATATCTACGTCATTGACTTGGGAACTAGAAAAAGGCTCCAGCTGACGCGCAACACCGGGAACAATGAATCCCCGTCCTGGTCCCCGGATGGCAGCCTGGTCGTTTTCAGTTCAAACCGCGAAGGCCCCTACCGGATCTATGTCATGACCGGCTACGGTACCGATCAACGCCGGTTGCTGGCCCTTCCGGGGGAGCAGACCAACCCCAAGTGGTCGCGCAGAATCGTAAATTGA
- a CDS encoding TonB C-terminal domain-containing protein, with protein sequence MDERSDFQHHLLGGGRAERPAWGLPLVLSLLCHFFLFAALVFAPAPKSRPSFSPPVINVDLVSLAEPQGGGGAAVAPEKDPAPVPKAPEPVKSAPPKTITAKVAPKPEIRVPEPEAPAPAPPVTATAAPEPPKPKASLKRQTFQSEKVIDSALAKIEKAVEANRPDPLAAAFERLRQQVDKSPAPGAGEKAGDGGAPTAGQGKSGPPGGGGGGEVSDLKDIYRVEIAYRVQKNWAFSEQLAGSNKNIRASLVFKVMPNGEIRDIFFTDRSGNAYLDDSAYKAVVKSNPVDPHPAGLRAAYVEVGLRFGPEGLR encoded by the coding sequence ATGGACGAGCGGTCCGATTTCCAACACCATCTTTTGGGCGGGGGGCGCGCTGAGCGCCCCGCCTGGGGGCTGCCCCTTGTCCTTTCGCTGCTGTGCCATTTTTTCCTGTTTGCGGCCCTAGTTTTCGCCCCCGCGCCGAAATCGCGCCCGTCGTTCTCCCCGCCGGTGATCAACGTCGACCTGGTGAGCCTGGCCGAGCCCCAGGGGGGCGGGGGGGCCGCCGTCGCCCCCGAAAAGGATCCGGCGCCGGTCCCGAAAGCCCCCGAACCGGTCAAAAGCGCCCCTCCCAAGACCATAACCGCCAAGGTGGCCCCCAAACCGGAAATCAGGGTCCCCGAGCCCGAGGCCCCGGCGCCGGCACCCCCCGTCACGGCGACGGCGGCACCCGAGCCGCCCAAGCCCAAGGCCTCGCTCAAGCGCCAAACCTTCCAGTCGGAGAAGGTCATAGACAGCGCCCTGGCGAAAATCGAAAAGGCGGTGGAAGCCAACCGCCCCGACCCGTTGGCGGCCGCCTTCGAACGCCTGCGCCAACAGGTGGACAAAAGCCCCGCCCCGGGGGCCGGCGAGAAGGCCGGCGACGGCGGCGCGCCGACCGCGGGTCAGGGCAAAAGCGGGCCTCCGGGCGGCGGCGGGGGCGGGGAAGTGTCGGACCTGAAGGACATCTACCGCGTTGAAATCGCCTACCGGGTCCAGAAAAACTGGGCCTTCTCGGAGCAGCTGGCCGGCAGCAACAAGAACATTCGGGCCAGCCTGGTCTTCAAAGTGATGCCCAACGGCGAAATCCGCGACATCTTTTTCACCGATCGCTCGGGCAACGCCTATCTGGACGATTCGGCCTACAAGGCCGTCGTGAAATCCAACCCCGTCGATCCGCACCCCGCCGGCCTCAGGGCCGCCTATGTGGAGGTGGGGCTGCGCTTCGGCCCCGAAGGCCTGCGCTAG
- the tolR gene encoding protein TolR, translating to MNAGGSDSGLMSEINVTPFVDVMLVLLIIFMVTAPMMVQGVDVSLPEASSAPLQSDQEHLVITVDKNQQVFINELQVEMDFLQQKLLKILEGREDRQVFLKADRDIAYGIVVRVMAEVKAAGVEKLGMITMPLSPDEKAAAPEKGS from the coding sequence ATGAATGCCGGCGGCAGCGACAGCGGTCTGATGTCCGAAATCAACGTGACGCCCTTCGTGGACGTCATGCTGGTCTTGCTGATCATTTTCATGGTGACCGCACCGATGATGGTCCAGGGGGTGGATGTCTCCCTGCCCGAGGCCAGCTCGGCGCCCCTGCAGTCCGATCAGGAGCACCTGGTGATCACGGTGGACAAAAATCAGCAGGTGTTCATCAACGAACTGCAGGTCGAGATGGACTTTCTGCAGCAAAAACTGCTCAAAATACTGGAGGGGCGCGAGGACCGGCAGGTGTTTCTCAAGGCCGACCGGGACATCGCCTACGGCATCGTCGTGCGGGTAATGGCCGAGGTCAAGGCGGCCGGGGTCGAAAAGCTCGGCATGATCACCATGCCGCTCTCCCCGGATGAGAAGGCCGCCGCGCCCGAAAAAGGAAGTTGA
- a CDS encoding MotA/TolQ/ExbB proton channel family protein, which translates to MIPQDFDLIQMISNAGPMVKFVLLLLLFFSIATWSIIVIKYRYIRRAFQQSAAFIDFFWKSRDLSDAFKKAKTLSGSPIARVFRIGYVELKKISQAAGPEPGGASDADDGQGQITMQFAGTSNVNRALRRAINTETTRMSQLVPFLATAGNTTPFIGLFGTVWGIMGSFHGIGLRGSASLAVVAPGISEALVATAAGLAVAIPAVIGFNYFTQKIRTIESELQSFAADFLNIVERDILRIERRRG; encoded by the coding sequence ATGATTCCCCAAGACTTCGACCTGATCCAGATGATCAGCAATGCCGGCCCGATGGTAAAGTTTGTGCTGCTCCTGCTGCTTTTCTTTTCCATCGCCACCTGGTCCATCATTGTGATCAAATACCGTTACATCCGCCGGGCCTTTCAGCAGAGCGCGGCCTTTATCGACTTCTTCTGGAAAAGTCGCGATCTCTCGGATGCCTTCAAGAAGGCCAAGACCCTCAGCGGCAGTCCGATCGCGCGGGTCTTCCGGATCGGCTACGTGGAGCTTAAGAAGATCAGCCAGGCGGCGGGTCCGGAACCCGGGGGCGCCTCGGATGCGGATGACGGCCAGGGGCAGATCACCATGCAGTTTGCCGGCACCAGCAACGTCAATCGCGCCCTGCGGCGCGCCATCAACACCGAAACCACGCGGATGTCCCAATTGGTCCCGTTTCTGGCGACGGCCGGCAACACCACCCCGTTTATCGGTCTTTTCGGGACGGTTTGGGGCATCATGGGCTCCTTTCACGGCATCGGTCTGCGGGGCTCCGCCAGCCTCGCCGTTGTCGCCCCCGGGATCTCCGAGGCCCTCGTGGCCACGGCGGCCGGCCTGGCGGTGGCCATCCCGGCGGTGATCGGATTCAACTATTTCACCCAGAAAATTCGCACCATCGAGTCCGAGCTGCAGAGCTTCGCGGCCGATTTTCTGAATATCGTCGAGCGCGACATTCTGCGCATCGAGAGGAGGCGGGGATGA
- a CDS encoding HD domain-containing protein, producing MDPIANFLFEARMLKALPRSGYQFLGNGRESVAEHVYITTMIGFVMAQLNPDVDSLRLMGMCLLHDLPEARTGDLNSVQKCYVTAREHQALADTVAALPFGPAIDVLLAEFNANQTPEARLAHDADQLSFILDLKALADVGYRTPQKWIAHVVQRLRTDTGKAMADSILRTDWDAWWLKNYVDSPKRS from the coding sequence ATGGATCCGATCGCCAACTTCCTCTTCGAGGCCCGCATGCTGAAGGCGCTGCCGCGCTCGGGCTACCAGTTCCTGGGCAACGGCCGCGAGAGCGTCGCCGAACACGTCTACATCACCACCATGATCGGCTTTGTCATGGCGCAGCTTAACCCGGATGTCGACAGCCTGCGCCTGATGGGCATGTGCCTGCTGCACGACCTGCCCGAGGCCCGCACCGGGGATCTCAACAGCGTCCAGAAATGCTACGTAACCGCCCGGGAGCACCAGGCCCTCGCCGACACCGTCGCCGCGCTGCCCTTCGGTCCCGCCATCGACGTCCTGCTGGCGGAATTCAACGCCAACCAGACCCCCGAGGCCCGCTTGGCCCACGACGCCGACCAGCTATCGTTTATCCTGGACCTCAAGGCGCTGGCCGATGTGGGCTACCGCACGCCCCAGAAGTGGATCGCGCACGTCGTCCAGCGGCTGCGCACCGACACCGGCAAAGCCATGGCGGACAGTATTCTGCGGACCGACTGGGACGCCTGGTGGCTCAAAAATTATGTTGACA